Proteins from one Leptospira wolffii serovar Khorat str. Khorat-H2 genomic window:
- the queG gene encoding tRNA epoxyqueuosine(34) reductase QueG — protein MVFESKELLTELREIAGREGFQLFGAAPAIVPESDKEKIRLWVEEGRHGSMEWYPRNMPLRLELEGLGFKPETVLVFGALYSDTEYENLRLPFRFSRYAMGEDYHSVLRKRGAAVIDRLKALFPGNRFRQGVDSLPVPEKVLAREAGIGWVGKNTNLLNEEFGSFFFLTVLFTDLPLQIANLPAKDRCGTCTACIDACPTDALEPYRIDSRKCISYKTIEDRSEEVAGLHGWAYGCDICQEVCPWNRIKAKKNDRKTEILEFKIRDIFKEEGKLENLNESEFRERFRDSAVSRISYSQFRRNLDTVKREK, from the coding sequence ATGGTCTTCGAAAGTAAAGAACTTCTAACTGAGTTGCGGGAAATCGCGGGTCGAGAAGGCTTCCAGCTTTTCGGAGCGGCTCCTGCCATCGTTCCCGAATCCGATAAGGAAAAGATCCGTCTTTGGGTGGAAGAAGGAAGGCATGGGAGTATGGAATGGTATCCTAGAAACATGCCTCTCCGCTTAGAGTTGGAAGGCTTGGGTTTTAAACCGGAAACGGTTTTAGTATTCGGAGCATTGTACTCGGATACCGAATACGAGAATTTGCGACTTCCTTTTCGATTCTCCCGATACGCTATGGGTGAGGATTATCATTCCGTTTTAAGAAAAAGAGGTGCGGCGGTAATCGATCGTCTCAAGGCGCTCTTTCCCGGAAACAGATTCCGACAAGGTGTGGATTCCTTACCGGTTCCCGAGAAGGTATTGGCGAGAGAGGCCGGTATCGGCTGGGTAGGTAAGAATACCAATCTATTGAACGAAGAATTCGGATCCTTCTTCTTTTTAACGGTTCTATTTACGGATCTTCCTTTGCAAATTGCGAATCTTCCCGCTAAGGACAGATGCGGGACTTGCACCGCTTGCATCGATGCTTGCCCTACCGATGCGTTGGAACCCTATCGCATCGATTCTAGAAAATGCATTTCTTATAAGACCATTGAAGATCGTTCGGAGGAAGTCGCAGGATTGCATGGCTGGGCTTACGGTTGCGATATTTGCCAGGAAGTATGTCCCTGGAATCGAATCAAGGCCAAGAAAAACGATCGGAAGACCGAAATTTTAGAATTTAAGATCCGGGATATCTTTAAGGAAGAAGGTAAATTGGAAAATCTAAACGAATCGGAGTTTAGGGAACGGTTCCGGGATTCGGCTGTAAGTAGGATCTCCTATTCCCAATTCCGTCGAAACTTGGATACTGTAAAAAGGGAAAAATAA
- a CDS encoding A/G-specific adenine glycosylase — protein sequence MLQQTRVSAMLPLYDAFLKRFPSPQALALADEEEVLRYWKGLGYYSRARNLRAGVQKLVRDFGGEFPRSLENALSLPGIGPYTARAVLSISYGLPFAVLDGNAKRVLSRLSLFRENGAKSDLVLQEIADRFLDPKYPGEHNEAIMELGARICLPRPLCSDCPLSEDCAAYKEGVQESIPPTEKKTKEVPLTIRFFIVHGKKGILLLRYPQRRFFKTIYSLPYSWEGNSPYDPDPIAKLFDSLGDCGIQFKHTITHHKIVGRVSETRLDASGEKYVSERIEKIHPNSETKWCDWDSLETEFPSSVAQKIKKAFTKRESELPGLEKSYRKGKQNRGA from the coding sequence ATGCTCCAGCAGACAAGAGTAAGCGCTATGTTACCCTTGTACGATGCATTTTTGAAGCGCTTCCCTTCTCCCCAAGCTCTGGCCCTTGCAGACGAGGAGGAGGTACTACGCTACTGGAAGGGTTTAGGGTATTATTCCCGCGCTCGTAATCTCAGAGCGGGAGTGCAAAAGCTGGTTCGCGATTTCGGGGGAGAATTTCCCCGTAGCTTGGAGAACGCACTTTCTCTTCCGGGAATCGGACCCTATACTGCGAGAGCCGTCTTATCCATCTCTTACGGACTTCCATTTGCGGTATTGGACGGAAATGCGAAACGAGTTCTCTCCCGTCTGAGCCTATTTAGGGAGAACGGGGCCAAGTCGGATCTCGTCTTACAAGAGATCGCCGATCGATTTTTGGATCCTAAATATCCTGGAGAACATAACGAAGCCATAATGGAGCTCGGGGCCAGGATCTGTCTTCCGCGACCCCTTTGTTCGGATTGTCCCTTGAGCGAGGACTGCGCAGCTTACAAAGAAGGAGTCCAAGAATCCATTCCCCCAACGGAGAAGAAGACGAAGGAAGTCCCGCTTACGATCCGCTTTTTTATCGTTCATGGAAAGAAGGGAATTCTACTCTTACGTTATCCGCAACGGCGTTTCTTTAAGACGATCTATTCTCTGCCTTATTCTTGGGAGGGAAATTCTCCTTACGATCCGGATCCGATAGCGAAGCTATTCGATTCTTTAGGGGATTGTGGAATTCAGTTCAAGCATACAATCACCCATCATAAAATCGTAGGTAGAGTATCCGAAACTAGACTGGATGCTTCCGGAGAAAAATACGTTTCCGAAAGAATAGAAAAGATCCATCCGAATTCGGAAACCAAATGGTGCGATTGGGATTCCCTGGAGACCGAGTTCCCTTCCTCCGTGGCCCAAAAAATCAAGAAGGCGTTTACAAAAAGGGAAAGCGAATTGCCGGGTTTGGAAAAATCCTACCGAAAAGGAAAACAGAATAGGGGAGCCTAA
- a CDS encoding UbiD family decarboxylase yields the protein MSIRSTADFVKELARKGELLEIGEEVDPILEIAEIQRRVVAKRGPALLFTNVKGSKFSVATNLYGSESRIRIAFGEDPVRFVQKLAFTAKNIAPPSFQKIWEARSLAWTAFRVGLRKVGTAEVLSRTLESTEELPALKSWPRDAGRFITLPLVYTESPNTGKGNLGMYRIQFHEPELTGMHIQIHRGGGFHYSEAEAKGQALPAHIYVGGPPALTISAVAPLPEEISEFLLASLLLGERLRIFKNKNISPLPIVADADFALIGKIPPKIRRPEGPFGDHYGYYALKHDYPVFQVEKIFARKDAIWPATVVGRPPQEDHWIAEYLQHLLSPMFPLVMPQVKGVWAYEESGVHSLAAAIVKERYKKEAFMGALRILGEGQLSLTKFLVVTDQEVPLQDFRTTFLAALERFNPETDLHIFSNISQDTLDYTGPKVNEGSKAVLLGVGPKIRKLKNSWNGTLKNPKFKNPKLYCPGVLVISASKYKRGDGLALSALKEKSLQDFTIVALVDDSEEATKSDHDFIWHVFTRFEPAADLYGNSNVVRNHISFKGPIVIDARLKDWYPPVLEEDPKISRQVESRFGRLIDSL from the coding sequence ATGAGTATCCGATCCACCGCAGATTTTGTAAAAGAATTGGCCCGGAAGGGAGAACTTTTAGAGATCGGAGAAGAAGTAGATCCGATTCTGGAGATCGCAGAGATCCAAAGAAGAGTGGTCGCCAAAAGAGGACCCGCACTTTTATTCACAAATGTAAAGGGTTCTAAGTTTTCCGTAGCCACGAATTTATACGGTTCCGAATCCAGGATACGCATCGCCTTCGGTGAGGATCCAGTCCGCTTCGTTCAGAAACTTGCTTTCACGGCTAAGAATATAGCGCCTCCTTCTTTCCAAAAAATATGGGAGGCTAGGTCCCTAGCCTGGACTGCTTTCCGAGTGGGATTGCGAAAAGTGGGAACTGCGGAAGTTCTTTCTCGGACATTGGAAAGCACGGAAGAATTGCCCGCGTTGAAATCCTGGCCTAGGGATGCGGGAAGATTCATCACTCTTCCATTAGTTTACACCGAGAGTCCGAATACCGGAAAAGGAAACCTGGGAATGTATCGTATACAATTCCATGAGCCGGAATTGACCGGGATGCATATCCAAATCCATAGGGGGGGAGGATTTCATTATTCCGAGGCGGAAGCCAAAGGCCAGGCGCTGCCGGCGCATATTTACGTGGGCGGCCCTCCCGCACTTACCATCTCCGCCGTTGCTCCTTTGCCGGAGGAGATCAGCGAATTTCTGCTCGCGTCCCTCCTACTGGGAGAGAGATTGAGAATATTCAAAAATAAGAATATAAGCCCTCTTCCCATCGTAGCGGACGCGGATTTCGCCTTGATAGGAAAAATTCCTCCTAAGATACGCAGACCGGAGGGACCGTTCGGAGATCATTACGGATATTACGCTTTGAAACACGATTATCCGGTCTTTCAGGTGGAAAAAATCTTCGCACGCAAGGACGCGATATGGCCGGCTACGGTAGTCGGTCGTCCTCCCCAAGAAGACCATTGGATCGCCGAATACCTGCAACATCTACTTTCTCCTATGTTTCCTCTGGTTATGCCCCAGGTGAAAGGCGTTTGGGCGTATGAAGAATCGGGAGTGCATTCTCTGGCGGCAGCTATCGTCAAGGAAAGATACAAGAAGGAAGCCTTTATGGGGGCACTCCGCATCTTAGGAGAAGGGCAACTCTCCTTGACCAAATTTCTGGTAGTGACGGACCAAGAGGTTCCATTGCAGGATTTCCGGACGACTTTCTTGGCAGCTTTGGAGAGGTTCAATCCGGAGACGGATTTGCATATATTCTCCAATATCTCTCAAGACACTCTGGATTATACCGGACCGAAAGTGAACGAGGGAAGTAAAGCCGTTTTACTCGGAGTAGGGCCTAAGATTAGAAAGTTAAAGAATTCCTGGAACGGAACTCTCAAGAATCCTAAATTCAAAAATCCGAAACTGTATTGTCCCGGCGTCTTAGTGATAAGCGCTTCGAAATATAAGAGAGGAGACGGACTAGCTCTTTCCGCACTAAAGGAAAAGTCCCTCCAAGACTTTACGATCGTGGCACTTGTGGACGATTCCGAGGAGGCGACCAAATCGGATCACGATTTTATTTGGCATGTATTCACTCGATTCGAGCCTGCGGCGGATTTATACGGGAATTCGAACGTGGTTCGAAATCATATCTCTTTTAAAGGTCCCATCGTAATCGACGCTCGTCTCAAGGATTGGTATCCTCCCGTTTTGGAGGAGGATCCGAAAATCTCCCGTCAGGTAGAATCCAGATTTGGTAGACTAATAGATTCCTTGTAA
- the rfaD gene encoding ADP-glyceromanno-heptose 6-epimerase, with amino-acid sequence MSMKRVIVTGGAGLIGSNLVRLLNEKGISQILIVDHLGNSSKWKNLRELEFSDYLEKDEFLRKVQKGKILKSFSHILHMGACSSTTETDASYLIRNNFEYTKILAEESLKRGVRFLYASSAATYGDGAQGYDDKAPISPLKPLNMYGYSKHMFDLYAQKKGFLDKITGVKYFNIFGFGEAHKGDMRSVVLKGYEQILSEGKLRLFKSYRDEYKDGEQKRDFLYAKDAAKISLHLLSKGKYGLFNVGRGVAETWNDLAEALFSALGKPANIEYVDMPETLRPKYQYYTKAETEKLLASGYSEGFTDLKSAISDYVRLLKEEGE; translated from the coding sequence ATGTCAATGAAACGGGTGATCGTGACCGGCGGGGCCGGATTGATCGGAAGCAATCTAGTCCGGTTGCTCAACGAAAAGGGAATATCTCAGATTTTGATCGTGGATCATTTGGGCAATTCTTCCAAATGGAAAAATTTGAGAGAGTTGGAATTTTCCGATTATTTGGAAAAAGATGAATTTCTTCGTAAAGTTCAAAAAGGTAAGATTCTCAAATCCTTCTCTCATATTCTTCATATGGGGGCTTGCTCCTCCACAACCGAGACGGACGCTTCTTATCTCATCCGAAATAATTTCGAATACACTAAGATTTTGGCCGAGGAATCCTTAAAAAGGGGAGTCCGCTTCCTTTATGCTTCTTCCGCGGCCACTTATGGAGATGGCGCCCAGGGATACGACGATAAGGCCCCGATTTCCCCTTTAAAACCTTTGAATATGTACGGATATTCCAAGCATATGTTCGATCTTTACGCTCAGAAGAAGGGCTTCCTGGACAAAATCACCGGGGTGAAATATTTCAATATTTTCGGATTCGGAGAGGCTCACAAGGGAGATATGCGTTCCGTCGTATTAAAGGGCTACGAACAGATACTCTCCGAAGGCAAATTACGTTTATTTAAATCGTACCGCGACGAATACAAGGACGGAGAGCAGAAAAGGGACTTCTTATACGCCAAGGATGCGGCTAAGATCAGCCTCCACCTTCTCTCCAAGGGAAAATACGGCTTATTTAACGTGGGGAGAGGGGTGGCGGAGACCTGGAACGATCTGGCCGAGGCGCTATTCTCCGCGTTAGGAAAACCCGCGAATATAGAATACGTGGATATGCCGGAGACTTTGAGGCCTAAATACCAATATTATACAAAGGCCGAAACCGAGAAACTATTGGCGAGCGGGTACTCCGAAGGATTTACTGATTTGAAATCGGCTATTTCTGACTATGTTCGATTGCTAAAAGAGGAAGGAGAATAA